DNA sequence from the Acipenser ruthenus chromosome 20, fAciRut3.2 maternal haplotype, whole genome shotgun sequence genome:
AGGGTTTCTGGTGACCTATAAAACCATCACAATCCTACTGGTAGTCTTTCACTCCCCCAGCCTTTGTGCTGCTTTGCTTAGCTTGTGGTTTTTAATAGAGATCCTGGTTTAACAGGAACATCTCTTCCCGCGCCTCTCGTTGCAGTGAGGAGCAGGACTCGGAGTACGCGCAGACGATTCAGGAAGACATTCGGAGGCGCGCAGAGGAGGctcggaggagggaggagcaggACGAGGTAGGAGCTGCGGCATTTAGCAGCATATTAACCTGCTGTCTGCTGGAGTGGGTTTGCCATTAACAGAAACTCAGGAGAGGTTTAACAGACTTGAGcagaggtggaaataagactcctattgcatagcagtgccactcattccaggttttactacgagctgcCTTAGCCACAGTGTGCAGGTAACCAGCagaggtgtgttttattaaactcctagtaaaaccaggaatggatcaagctgctgtgcaacgggagtcttattttccatccctgatgtgaataaataaataaatgcaattctTAACAAAAACCACCCTGACACATCACCACACTCACCAAATAGTTAATGACgcgacttaaaaaaaaacaagcaaaggccgtttgtcgtgtgtgtgtgtgtgtgtgtgtgtgtgtgtgggttacCACTCCGTGCCTGAGCCAAACCACCGGCTGGCACTGTGATGCAGACGGAGAGGCAGCTGCTGCTGGGATTGAAGCAGATTAACACATCAGCCTCTCTGTCCGCCCCCAGTCTGTCCAGGACAGCCCCTGCAATCCCCCCCGTCACACAGAGTACTGATCCGAGTTCCCTCCCAGCGCTCCTGCAGGTTGGCAAGCGCGTCCGTCTCCATGAGCGCCGTCTCTGGGCTCCTGAGCTCCAGCGTGCATCAGAGATCTCTTGTGAAAAAGCAATGGCTGTCTGACTTGGTTTCCTATAGTTTTACCTTTtcaatgtgtgttgttttaaaataaaaggttagtgttctttttttttccttcatgcatctgtcagtataaataattattgtgaTTCTGAACTGTAGATTTCAAGATATTTTCTTCAATACAGTCAAACAGGGGTATTCCGTTTCTCCTAAGCACAGGTCATAACTGAATCAATAAGTCAGTGGTGTAGTTAATATTGACTTAACCTTATGACTTTTTTTCCTTTAACCCAATCAATTGTACAAATCTCTTCTCAGCCCTTTTAAAGTGTCTGTCTCTGTCCAGATCCCCCTAAAGGGGCTAGCTTTTATGagcccctcataaaccagctgtatttgcTAAGCAAAGCCTGTTTATATCTAGTGTACTATTTGGGAAGATGTTTATCAATAGGTTTGTAGCCCTGATATAAAACAGTGGTCTCcccaaaaggcaaacatcttTCATGTTAGGGCTGGACatcaaaggacttgtttttaCAACACTGTCCGGTTGGTCAGTCTTTTGCTCACAAAAGCCAGGATACAACCAGCTTCCCAGGGTCTAACCAGAATCCAGGAGACTAAAAGAGGTTAATCAGATCCCCAGTCTCATTAGAAGTTTAACCAGCACCTGTGCTCAATTTGTGAGTTGTATTCTAAGACCTAACAAttaataaaatgttcaaacaGTGTGATTTTAGTGTTTTGAAGTCACAGATGAAAGCATGAGTTGTATTGAGATCTGGctgcctgcgtgtgtgtgtgtgtgtgtgtgtgtgtgtgtgtgtgtgtgtgtgtccgtgtgtcggTGTGGGGTTGTGACCTGATTCTCTCAATACTCCCACCTCCCGCTCCCTCTGTTTGTGTTCCTCAAGCtggtctgtgtctctctccccaTGAACTTTGTGTATATATCAGTCTTAGCTGGACTGAAGCAGCTGGAAAGCTAGAGACAGCCTTCTAGGTGtgccagtctagtctagtgatttAATGACTACAGTAATTGTCTGCAGTTTCTAGCTGGGAGAGCACAGCTGATCAGCCTCACCctaacctggcactctgtaattGAATCATTGCGTTGTTTAAATACCTCCCACCTGGATATTAAGATACCTTTGAGACGTGTCACAAGGGCGGATCTCTGCTGTAAaactctctctctcgcgctctcgcTCTTTTAAAATGTGTCCTGTTGTCAAGACACTACTTCAGCTGAAAGAAGTATAAAACTCTGCAAAAAccctcttgcactctttgtatgacaggcCTGACACAACACAGACTGTGTGAGAAATTCCCCTCTCagcagacccaggacactcaGAAACATACTGAAAAAGCAGGAATGAGATGACCTATCATTGTGGAAAGGTGGTATTGAATGATAGCTGAAGCTCGATCGAGCACCTTGTCATTTCTACAATGCTAACATCCTTCTGCACGAGGTCATTGCTGCTAAAGAACAGGGTCTCTAatctgcatctgtgtgtgtgtgggggggggataTCATTGCTTTAAAACCACGGGGGTTCAGTCACGCTGTCGCTGCCAGTCCCCTTTGTGCTGATGTCTGACGGCGGCTGTTGTAGGAGGTGGGAGAGGTGTTGTTTGCTGCAGAGAGAAGGCAGCGTGGGCTGGTTCTAGGTCAATCTGTCCTCAAACCAGGGGCTTTCCAAGGCTGACGTAAACACGGCGTTTTCTGTTCAAATCAGCTCGCAGCTCCCTCCTTTATGCACAAAAAACGGGTTTATGTTAAAAATGcaagaatgtcttttttttttttattttctgttagtgCTTCGGTCTGCACTTCAGTCTAACCCCAGACTCCCTGTAGGAATTGGAGGAATTACCCTTCTGAGCAGCTGCAACACCTTGGCAGACGTGTCTCATTGCAGCAGTCCCTGGCTCTGTACCCCTGTTGACCTGCGTTGCGGCACGCGCTGCACGCTGAACCAGAAAACCGCCTTCAATTCTCTCCTCTAAACCGTTTAACAccgtcaacccccccccccagcctccTACGCACCTTTCAGCTTGCATTTGGTTCCGATCCGATAAACTGCCGATGCTAACTGAAGAAATATGAACACGACTCGGAGGTCACGCTGTGTGCATGGGGCTGCTCTCCAGCTCCTGTTAAAAGATTTCTCAGTCAGCTCCAAAACCTGCTGCGCGCTGCTCTTTTAAACGAGCCAGCCAGCCTCTTCTGTTGTGAGTAATGAGCAGCTCTGAAACTCGAAGGGGGAAGCAGGTCACCAGCCAGcttggagggcagcagtgtggatcgCTGGCTGACGTCCCGGGTACTCAAGGTCTGCTCCGACAGCGCTGGGAACTTTCCAAGCAGCCGCTGACTTGTATAACTTTGTAAAGATTATTTACGCCAGCACGGTTTTAGCAGCTCCCCACCTCTCTCCCTATATTGTGGCTGTTCTAGCCTGCGGCAGGGCACAGGAAAAAGGACCATTTGCTGTACGTTACAGTATATGCTCTTACGAGGACAAATAATTAGGAACACCTGGCATGTGTTGCACACACTTATCCTGGACTGACGGTTTGTTGTGTAAATGGCGTCCCTGTCTGCGATCTATatagaagctgcatctccctgctgaaAGTCGCTTGCAGTTGCAATGAGACTGCAAGTCTGCTCGAGGGCTGCGAGGGTAGGGGCTGTGTCTGTTTAGTTATTTTGCTGGTCggtttgttttgtaaaagcttTGGTTAGCAGTCCTTTTAAAGGGGGCAGTGATGGTGTTGCTCCTGCTAACAGGAGGTGCTGAAATTTCATGATTAAAACTCTGTGGTCAGCAAACTTTTAAAAGGTTTGAAACTTTGGCTCGCACTCTTTTTAAAGGGGGGTGGTCAGCGATTTCATGTTTTTGGTGCCAATTAGAGGTAAGAGAGTCGTTTGTTAAACGCTGGCTCCACCCAGCCCAGTCTCGGGGCGTGCTCGTTTTACAAGGTGTCTGAGAAATCAAAGCATGCTGTCCTGGATCAGCAACTGGAGGAGAGGGATGACGGGACCCTGAGGCACCTGGCTGCCAACACctccctttcaatttgaaaatgTTCCGTTTTAAGACTCTCGTCTCCACCGGCGCAGCAGGTTCCAGTCCTGGAGGAAGCTGTCTCTCTGTCTGGGTTTTTTTGAAGCTGGTCTGGGTTGACCCTGATACCTGTGTCTAatccaaacctttttatttattttttggggttttattttttgtaatcgtaaaaccaggagtggatcaagctgctgtgcaatgggagtctgatttccttcccagaacagaagaaaaaaaatgatgctaTATTCACACTTTCTGTACTCTTGATTCATATTTTCCCTTTGctgtttaaatttttaaaaaatgtaccccACTGATACCGGCACTgtgatgttttcatttaaatgaaagGGCCAAGTCATGGCTCCCCATCTGCACTGACCTCTAGTGGTGTTGATGTGTAAATGGAAGAGgatcattttttgtcagtttaaaataataataataataataataataatttaaaagaacgCAGTACATGGTTAATGCTGTTATGCAGATATTCAGAATTTAgtggaatgttctgaaatctgcCTTTGGAACTCAGGAAGATTtctagccaaaatgtttgttgtTTAATTTTGACTCCTGGCTCTCTTTAGACGCAGTGCAGCCCccccccgtgtgtgtgtgtgtgtgtgtgtgtgttattgactCCTGGCTCTCTTTAGACACAGtgcagcccctgtgtgtgtgttattgactCCTGGCTCTCTTTAGACACAGTGCagcccctgtgtgtatgtgtgtgtgtgtgttattgactCCTGGCTCTCTTTAGACACAGTGCAGccccccgtgtgtgtgtgtgtgttattgactCCTGGCTCTCTTTAGACACAGtgcagcccctgtgtgtgtgttattgactCCTGGCTCTCTTTAGACATGGTGCAgcccccgtgtgtgtgtgtgtgtgttattgactCCTGGCTCTCTTTAGACACAGtgcagcccctgtgtgtgtgtgtgtgtgtgtgtgtgtgttattgactCCTGGCTCTCTTTAGACACAGTGCAgcccccgtgtgtgtgtgtgtgtgttattgactCCTGGCTCTCTTTAGACACAGtgcagcccctgtgtgtgtgtgtgttattgactCCTGGCTCTCTTTAGACACAGTGCAgcccccgtgtgtgtgtgtgtgttattgactCCTGGCTCTCTTTAGACACAGtgcagcccctgtgtgtgtgtgttattgactCCTGGCTCTCTTTAGACACAGTGCAGCCCCCGTGTGTGTTATTGACTCCTGGCTGTCTTGAAGGGGCTTTTTGTCATACGTCTTCTCACATgcgctgaccccccccccccacgtccTGTCCTGTGAAGACACACTGTGGGCTACTTGTTTTTGGTTCTCTTATGACTTGGCCTGCAGTGTGTGGGCACGCCGCTTCGCAGAACCAGAGATTTGTTGGAAATTCTTTTTGATTTAGTGCTGCAGCTGTGACCCACAATCGCCTCAGTTTTAAttgatttcttttgttttttttcttgcttacCGCTGCATCCTGTGAAACCCGCTGGATCTGACAGAAGGATTTTGAGATTAAactataaaagtgttttttttttgttttttttcacagcgtATCGTCTACAGAGCCCAAACGTCACTAGGTGACCTCTCTTTGAACAGTGCGAGACCCCCTACACATAGCTTTCATATACCTCACACAGGGCACTGCATCAGCAGCTATCTAATAACTAGAATGCCGTGGGCATCTCTCTGGATGGAAACACCATTCAACCTGAGAGAGCAACTCTGAACACTTCAAAGACTGCGACAGCTCTTTGATGATCCTCGGAGGAGTGAAACTGAGCAGCAGAGAGTTTCGCTGGAAACTCTGAACCCCTCCCTCCACTCCCCCAGGCACATTACCAATACAACTGTCTGCGGCCGGAGGTTTGGGAGGAGGTGGGTGAGTGTGCTCCCCCCACGACAGCTTCCTGGCTGGGGATGAGCTGTCGGTTTGGTTTTCACTGGTTTGTGATGCGATTTGTAGAATTGCTGCCTGGTTTACTGTCAGAATGCGGTGGTCTCCcctcttaacccccccccccccccccccccccccccaacacacatgTTTCCAGCTCGCCGTTCATGATTAGCACAGGCTGTTCACACTACAGGTGCATCAGCTTCTTCCTTCTTGTGCTCAATCTCAGGGCTGTGTTATTTCACAGGCTGCCAGCCATGTTCCGTGCATGCACGATATCCGAAAGCTGACCTTGTTCACAGACCAGGTTGTTTACGTTCAAAGGCTTTTTCAGCGCTACGGAAAACTGCTGTCCACTATATGGTTCTGTGAGCCAAAAGCGTGCCCATGTTTCCACTTGCAGCTACaggaggttatatatatatataaaatattcaaactgCTATGTATGTCAGTGTCCTGAAGAAACTGCCCCATAACCCTGTATGTAATTAAAGTAACACAGAGAAGGAAATGCTGTATATGTTTGTACACACAAACCCTACAGGGCTACAGAAATAAAACtgtgaattattttgtttaaaaatagattGATTTTCGTAATGtaagaatttaaataaatgtgtcaaACAGGAAATTGCCAAGAAGTtacaggaagaggaggagctggaGATTCGCAGGCGGAGACTTGACAGCGGTTGCCAAGGAAACCAGACCGGCCTTCTTAGCAACAGAGGTACTTTCAGCCTGAGTTTGTGTGGTCTTCAGAATAAAATGAGGCACAGAAGCATCAGAATAGAAGTACGAAGTCTGTCCCACAGGATCTGAACAGACACATTTCTGAGTGTTTCTGACTGTATCTTcctcttttttttagttttatgtttttcttttggttttggttGGGACCGGTGCCAGGACAGCAGAGGGAAAGCCCTTTTCAACACCCGTCTCATTTGCATAAACACAAAACTGGAGAGTGAGATGTGAAGACGGGACTCTCCTGAGTTAGAATCGGTGTTGTATTTTATGTCAGTATTGACATTCCTAACTGCAGTTGACACAGATCCCTAACTCGAGAAATTCCTGTTTTACGCTGTCGGAGACACAAACACTGgctcacacagagacagacacaaacacagagatagacacagacacgcagaggTTACCTTAGCCCTTCTGCAGCCTTGGTTGCAGCAGCCTTGTGGAGTTCCTCGTCTCGGCCTCAGCTGTGCCGCTTGTCCCTGGAGGCCTGGTTCAGCTCTCTGGGTGTGTCTGGGTGCCTCTCTGGATGCGGACTCCATTCCTAGCGGTGATCAATCGAGTTGAGCCTAGCTCTGTCGCATTCCTTCAGTTTCTCCATGCCTGGTGTCTGTGGTAAAGAGGTCCAGCTGAACGGTACACAGTAATGCTAATGGGTGGGGGGGTTCCTGTGAACTTTGAACTGagcgaaaaagaaaaaaaacacagcaccaaaaacactgtgctgtgtgctggcctgccAGCTGCCTGCCTGTAAGCAGCAGATCTCGCAGAAGCAGCTGCTGGTACCCACCCAAAGCTAAAGCATCTATAACTGTTGGACAaactgtcctttttttaaaagtctACTGTAAGAGTGGATTTGGGACGTTTGTCAGTGCAGGAGGCTGTTTTTAACTTTGTCGGGGTGCGGCTCACCTGACAGGCTGTCGCTTTGCTTTCTGGACTGTCTGTCGCACATCTAGTGCTGTGCTTTCATTGCATGCCTCCTGCTGCTTCCCTGTCCTAATCCTGCACGCTTCCACTGAGGCACAGCTGAGTTCAGCCATAGGACGCGTCCGGAGCTGGCTAGCTTCCCTCCTCCCTGGTTAGACACCCGCAATATTTAATGGGATAGGACCGGCGCTCTTCAGGGCGTGTTGTCTAGGTGATCAAACCTCCAGAGCAAGGTATATCTTGCATTGTTCGTTAATTATATTAATGATCCTAGTACCGTGTGCTGTGTAGATGAACAGAGATTCTAGCTGGAATGTGTGCTGGGTGAGCACCCCACAGATTATTTGAGCAGAACTTGGAATAGACACAGTTTTACAGAGCGCTTCGATGATGTGACTTTCCCTGTTGGTTCTATAACCCTAGACTCAATGCCCAGGTGAATGGATGTGTTATTTATTGCAGCTCTATGAAACATACAGAGTAACGCTGCCTTGGTTCGTCTGTCGATGAAATCCAATGTTGACAAACTAACAAGCTCCGCCCCTCCCTCGCtaaccccccgccccccctgcTTTGTGTTTGCATGTCTGGCTTTCACAAAGAATGCGGCAGGCTGCAAACCCACCAGCGGCACCAGCCTTATCCTGTAGACTGGAGGCACAGCGAGGGAGGCTCAGCCAGCAGGGGGCGCCTCCTTCCACCCAGCGCTACCGCGAACCGGCAGAGGACCGCGCAGTTAGAGCCAGCCGACAACAGCGGCGTACCCGGGGACTGTCCTGTGCGCCAGGGAAGCAGCGCTCTGCAGTATGTTAAAAATAACCTCGACGCCGCCCCCCGTGGTCCTGCCGTGGTTTTACCGGAGGAGGACTGCAGCAGATCCCCGCGCGCTGGAAGAGTCCATCGCGGTGGAGATTTCAGGGAAGACGAGGGCTGGGTCCGCAGCGGTCGCCGTGGTGACTTCCAGGAAGTGGATTTCAGGGATGAGCGGGGTTACAGGGAAAGGGTAGGCTGGGTAAGCAGAGAGCTcagggaaggagagggaggagctaCTGGTTACCATAGAGATTttagagaaagggagggagggaccaccagcagcagcagccataGAGATttcagagaaagggagggaggagCCAGCAGCAGTAACCATAGAGATttcagagaaagggagggaggagCCAGCAGCAGTAACCATAGAGATttcagagaaagggagggaggagCCAGCAGCAGTAACCATAGAGATttcagagaaagggagggaggagccagcagcagcagcagtaaccATAGAGATttcagagaaagggagggaggagCCAGCAGCAGTAACCATAGAGATttcagagaaagggagggaggagCCAGCAGCAGTAACCATAGAGATttcagagaaagggagggaggagccagcagcagcagcagtaaccATGCAGATCACAGGAGAAGAGAGGGTGGGGTTATGGAGAATGGGGGAGGGGCTTGTACCAGTCACCGTGGGGACGTAAGGGTAGGCGGGGCTAACGTGAGTAGCTGCAGTCGCCACGACGATCGCAGGGAGAGGCGGAGGCAGAGCGAGCACAGGCGGAGTGAGAAGTTCTCTCCCTCCAGctctgaggaagaggaggagggagggaacgagaggaggaggaggaggacgagggaGCACAGGCCCCACAGACAGCACAGCCTCCCCGCCACACCGCTCTCCCCAGCAGCACGGGACTGGAGGAAGACCGCAGGTACACTGGGAGTGCTGGGAGAACCCCCTCTTCTGCCTGGCTTTATTACTCTTTCTTCTTGATCTTttggtgctgtgttttttttttctaccttaCTGTTGTATGACATGATAGAGCCCCCTCCTAGCAAAACCACGCTGCTGTCAAGACCCGTCAGCCATCGGAGACACCAGCATGGTGGACTCCACTCTGATGAGACGCGGGGCTCCAGAGCccaagcacagagagagggagtgtgaagACAGCAGCTGCAGATCTGGCTGCTTTATAAAACCCTCATCCCAGTGAAAACCTGCACCTCAGAATATGTGTGATCAGTGTGTGAATTGAGGACAGGGAGCAgattcattgtgtgtgtgtgtgtgtgtgtgtgtgtgtgtgtgtgtgagtgagagaagGTACTTGTGGAGTACTTGCTCCTCACAATGCCTGTGTCTCTGTGAATTCAGAGGGAGGGTCCTGTGCTGGAGCGGCGCCCCCTGCTGGTCTGCATGTTGAGGTGGCTCAGATGGGTTTGCAGGACCGGGAGCAGGTTCTGAGGGATGCGGAGCTGGCGAGGAGGCtgcaggaggaggaagaggaggaggagaggctgCTGAGGAAGGGACAGCGGCCCGAGAACGACATCTCACCCCCGGTAGGGTTAATAACGCCCTGTCCATCCCCATACAGGCACACATGCTTATTGATAGCTACTGTTTGAATCCCCTGCATACACGTggattaaaaaaatgcatcaatcGTCTTCTTTAGACTGATCCGCGGTTAACAGGAATCAAGGGAGACCATTCATGGTGTTAGAGCTTTGAACCTCATCTCACCATCTGAGGACAGAGCTTGTAACCGCAGTGCATCACACGGCACTGCAGGGTCAAACagtcccgcccccccccccccccccgaggtaAACCTGTCTCACCAGGGCTGGTTCCTGTGTTTCAGAGCCCGGCGTCGACAGGCAGGCTGTGGGACCAGGCTGCGGAGGAGGACTTTCGAGCCGCCCAGGTGGCACAGGATGAGGTACCCAGCGACGAGACCCTCGGGGCAGGCACAGCTGCTCCAGGGACTGTGCACTCTGAGGGGCAAAAGCTTccattccctcccctcccctcccattccagtccagtccagtccagatCGTTTTTCCCAGCTGGTCTATAACTAGTTAAACCTTCTTGCATGTACTTGAGAccctcattgcatagcagtttgatccattcctgctttttttttttttgctgtgagtttattacacacctgagcttgttgcctatccACTCTGTGACtcatcaagcttgtattaaaacctgcagTGGGtggcactgctgtgcaataggagtctcgcTTCTATCCCTGAGTGTACTGTATAGCTGTATCTTGGTAACGTGAGGGAACTAACGCGTGATGTGTGAGGAGATGCGGGTCTTTTTCCTGCACCCCGGCGTGGTGTTATTGATGCCCTTGGCTCCGTCTCTTCAGGAGATCGCGCGCTTCATGCAGCGGCAGGAGATGAAGGCGTCACGTGATCTGGAGGGTCAGGGGTCACGGATGGAGCATAGCGACCTCACAGACTCTTcagagaagaggaggagccagaaCAGGAAGGTACTGCCCCGAAGCTGGTATCAGAATTTGGAAAGGgtaaactgctgtgcgataggtgCCTTATTCCCACCCCTGATTAAGTAAGATAGTGGTTTAAAATGCAGCTTCAAAATTGAAAATTGAAGGTAATATTTTTctgtgacaccccccccccccccccccccccccccccaggctgaGGCTTCCCCTGGTCAGCACGAGCGGCTGGATTCGGAGGGTCTGCCGTCACCGAGAGAGGAGGGGTCCCCAGATCGAAGAGCATCTCCCGCGCACAGGTGAGCAGCCCCCCCCGGGACTGCCAGACTCCGGGCACCGGCTCCTCTCTGGCGTAACAGCAGAAAACAAGCCAGTAAAACAAGGGGAGGGCATACTGACCCAGCAGCGTGGCTCACAGCCCAGGCTGTGGCAGTCTTCCGTGACGAAACAGCTCCAGCTCATCTGTTCTGTCTAGCTCTCTATCTatataaagtatttaaaaataaccatTTGTCTCTCCACACTGTAAATGCAGAAGTACCCAAATAACATTAACTGAAACGTCAGGCCTTCTTTTAAATACGCCCGGTGAGTAAGCCAGctatttatatctatatctatatctatagagagagagaggggagcaaGCGCTCGTTGATAATGTCTCTCTTGCCTCTGAAGAGACGCCCACCCCTGCAGGCTCTGAGTACTGTAATGGGGTCGGAGTGGAAATTTCACTGACATCACAGTCCGGTCCTCCTCCTCAGCAGCTctgtctaaccctaaccctacccgtAATGTTGTGGAAGCGCAGGCAGGGGTGCTGATGTCTGTCCCGGTTGCttgcaggcagcagcagcagcagcatctccTCCCCAGGAACATCGCTGAGGAGCTAGACCCGACTTTCAGGGTGAAACGGCAGGAGGACGCAGCGGAGGAGCCGGCTCTCCCAACGCCTGGTAATAAACCCCCCCTCCCTGTGAACAGCGATCGTCCAGCACAGCTCTGTAACGTGTTTTAGAAGAGGCTGCTGCTTCTCAGTCTGGTGTGTGCtgcactgcagggatggaaacaagactcccattgcagagcactttgatcctttcctggtttcgctaggagtttaatcagacacccTTGAGCTTGTTGACTATTccctggggctaatcaagcacatgttaaaacctggaatgggtgaagctggtATAACTTTGCCGCTGGGTAGTTTGACCAGCATCTGAGACAATGCATGTGTTCAGTCTTCGTTGCATGAAGTACAGTGTCAGGTTTGGCCCTGTTTGTAATGTATAAACTGTGGCTGTGTCGAGATCAGCTGAACAGAGCTTACCatgtttatatagttttctttctctttctctttctctttcctcTCCACAGCGGCCGCTCGATCTCCCCCCGGCCCCCCCTGCCGTTTCCACGACTACACAGACGAGCGAGCCGAGCCCACCTTCATCCCCCCCACCAAGCGCCAGAGCGACAAGATTAGCCGCCCGAAAACCAAAGACAGGAAGGAGGGCTGCAAACAGCAgtgaccccctcccctcccccctctccatctctctcgctctccatctctcccccagtctctgtctctctctttctcattctCTCAACctcttttctctgtctctctctctctcacattccCTCCAGCACTCCTACCATTCTCTCATTATTCCCAGCGTGGTTCACTTCATGACAATGCAGGGGTCACAGACCTGGCTCCTATCGTACTCAGAAGCGATTCCTGCCTTCACTGGGCAGCGTGTGTTACCCTGACGTGTCCCGGGCCAGGCCAGGGTGTGACCCATGCAGAACTGAACTGCGCTGTTGAATTGATAATgagctctcagtgtgtgtgtgcgcgtgtgtgtgtgtgataccaATGCAGAACTGAACTGCGCTGTTGAATTGATAATgagctctcagtgtgtgtgtgtgtgtgtgtgtgtgtgtgtgtgtcccgggCCAGGCCACAcacagtatacattttatatatgacACAGTCTGCCTAGCATATCAGAAGATTTGTTTAAACTTCACAGTGTTGCCAGTATAGATACACTGATCTGTATGTACACAAGTATATCATTACCTATTCCCTGCACCAGGGCAGAGTAGAGCTGGGGCTAAGCAGTATTGCATctagattagattttttttaacccaatgcagggttacaatgtatttttttaaatttacgaTTTGGAGGACCCTGGTTGGTTAATTCCTTGCTTtggtgcattttgttttgttttagaactCTGTGTAAATAAAAGCCTTGAATAAACGGGGCAGGGGAATCCTTGGTTCCAGTTTTAGTTTCCCAGTTGGAATTAAAGCGATTCCCTGAATCTTACCTGTTCTGCACCTCCGTTAGCTACATAGGCCAGCAAGGAAGTGCGACGCTATCTGAAAGAGTgatttgcaaacagatttcttcaaCTTACTGCAGTACCAGATGGcgtgtttttaaaattaaaaaatatgtgtttctttcaaaagccACACATTTGAGCCCTGGAGAACAGGCAGAATTGCATGACCGGTAAGATTAACCCTCTGCTCTGCCTTTAGATAACCCAGCAGCAGCATTAtgacacacattttatttttgaaatttgTATCACTGTATTATTCTGTATCAAAATAAACAGTGTTGTAACGAGAAGACTTTTTTCTCTTGGATATgatattttttatgtttctattAAGTGGTGATAACTTAGGACAGAAGGAAGaagactcttcacacagagagtggtgaggggatggaatgggt
Encoded proteins:
- the LOC117963799 gene encoding trichohyalin-like isoform X3, with translation MNGKFVLAGLPSKPQLARSCSRAGRWRLQPELHTEAKSGLEIGAGSAITQLREINTGSRILKAWEKQKKRKQREVCQGFAVLEDGALAHNLQEQEIEQYYASNVQKNQLVQRDVRIAKRLQDEEDQRRRLTDCRRQMNISSRASRCSEEQDSEYAQTIQEDIRRRAEEARRREEQDEEIAKKLQEEEELEIRRRRLDSGCQGNQTGLLSNRECGRLQTHQRHQPYPVDWRHSEGGSASRGRLLPPSATANRQRTAQLEPADNSGVPGDCPVRQGSSALQYVKNNLDAAPRGPAVVLPEEDCSRSPRAGRVHRGGDFREDEGWVRSGRRGDFQEVDFRDERGYRERVGWVSRELREGEGGATGYHRDFREREGGTTSSSSHRDFREREGGASSSNHRDFREREGGASSSNHRDFREREGGASSSNHRDFREREGGASSSSSNHRDFREREGGASSSNHRDFREREGGASSSNHRDFREREGGASSSSSNHADHRRREGGVMENGGGACTSHRGDVRVGGANVSSCSRHDDRRERRRQSEHRRSEKFSPSSSEEEEEGGNERRRRRTREHRPHRQHSLPATPLSPAARDWRKTAEGGSCAGAAPPAGLHVEVAQMGLQDREQVLRDAELARRLQEEEEEEERLLRKGQRPENDISPPSPASTGRLWDQAAEEDFRAAQVAQDEEIARFMQRQEMKASRDLEGQGSRMEHSDLTDSSEKRRSQNRKAEASPGQHERLDSEGLPSPREEGSPDRRASPAHRQQQQQHLLPRNIAEELDPTFRVKRQEDAAEEPALPTPAAARSPPGPPCRFHDYTDERAEPTFIPPTKRQSDKISRPKTKDRKEGCKQQ
- the LOC117963799 gene encoding trichohyalin-like isoform X5 encodes the protein MTELEIDQSHLPRVQEVCQGFAVLEDGALAHNLQEQEIEQYYASNVQKNQLVQRDVRIAKRLQDEEDQRRRLTDCRRQMNISSRASRCSEEQDSEYAQTIQEDIRRRAEEARRREEQDEEIAKKLQEEEELEIRRRRLDSGCQGNQTGLLSNRECGRLQTHQRHQPYPVDWRHSEGGSASRGRLLPPSATANRQRTAQLEPADNSGVPGDCPVRQGSSALQYVKNNLDAAPRGPAVVLPEEDCSRSPRAGRVHRGGDFREDEGWVRSGRRGDFQEVDFRDERGYRERVGWVSRELREGEGGATGYHRDFREREGGTTSSSSHRDFREREGGASSSNHRDFREREGGASSSNHRDFREREGGASSSNHRDFREREGGASSSSSNHRDFREREGGASSSNHRDFREREGGASSSNHRDFREREGGASSSSSNHADHRRREGGVMENGGGACTSHRGDVRVGGANVSSCSRHDDRRERRRQSEHRRSEKFSPSSSEEEEEGGNERRRRRTREHRPHRQHSLPATPLSPAARDWRKTAEGGSCAGAAPPAGLHVEVAQMGLQDREQVLRDAELARRLQEEEEEEERLLRKGQRPENDISPPSPASTGRLWDQAAEEDFRAAQVAQDEEIARFMQRQEMKASRDLEGQGSRMEHSDLTDSSEKRRSQNRKVLPRSWYQNLERAEASPGQHERLDSEGLPSPREEGSPDRRASPAHRQQQQQHLLPRNIAEELDPTFRVKRQEDAAEEPALPTPAAARSPPGPPCRFHDYTDERAEPTFIPPTKRQSDKISRPKTKDRKEGCKQQ